Proteins co-encoded in one Flavobacterium sp. M31R6 genomic window:
- the murF gene encoding UDP-N-acetylmuramoyl-tripeptide--D-alanyl-D-alanine ligase: MDIKYIHSLFLKCNSISIDTRKIGSNSFFVAIKGDNFDANTFAREALDKGASYVVIDSKEYYIDDRTVLVENSLVALQELAKFHRNYLKLPIIALTGSNGKTTTKELINVVLSKKFRTKATIGNLNNHIGVPLTLLSFNEETEIGIVEMGANHQKEIEFLCDIAQPDYGYITNFGKAHLEGFGGVEGVIKGKSEMYHYLSNNNKLAFVNLEDPIQVEKTKTIQSYSFGIGKDFANVNISRIEANPFVSVSYSQNTISTHLIGLYNANNINAAIAIGTYFGVEESDIKQALESYIPENNRSQLMTKGTNEIILDAYNANPSSMKVAIENFVLLNKENKIVFLGDMFELGDDSLLEHKDVVDLLMNQNDIECYFIGKDFYQNQTNQSNFFFFENFDTFSDSIKNKKFENNMILIKGSRGMALERTLEFIK, encoded by the coding sequence ATGGATATTAAATACATTCATAGTTTGTTTTTGAAATGCAATTCAATTTCAATTGATACACGAAAAATTGGATCTAATTCATTTTTTGTAGCCATAAAAGGAGATAATTTTGATGCCAATACTTTTGCAAGGGAAGCGCTAGATAAAGGAGCCTCCTATGTGGTAATTGATAGTAAAGAGTATTACATTGACGACAGAACTGTTTTGGTTGAAAATAGTTTAGTGGCTTTGCAGGAATTAGCCAAATTTCATAGGAACTATTTGAAATTACCGATAATTGCACTTACAGGAAGTAATGGTAAGACAACTACAAAGGAATTGATTAATGTGGTACTTTCGAAAAAATTTAGAACCAAAGCCACTATTGGGAATTTAAATAATCATATTGGAGTGCCCTTAACGCTATTGTCATTTAATGAAGAAACCGAAATAGGGATTGTTGAAATGGGGGCAAATCACCAAAAAGAGATAGAATTTCTATGTGATATTGCACAGCCTGATTACGGATACATCACCAATTTTGGGAAAGCGCACCTTGAAGGTTTTGGTGGAGTAGAAGGTGTCATTAAAGGTAAAAGCGAAATGTATCACTATCTTTCAAACAATAACAAATTAGCATTTGTTAACCTTGAAGATCCTATTCAAGTTGAAAAGACGAAAACTATACAATCATATTCTTTTGGGATAGGTAAAGATTTTGCTAATGTTAATATAAGTCGCATAGAGGCCAACCCGTTTGTTTCTGTGTCTTATTCTCAAAACACCATTTCGACTCATTTAATTGGTTTGTATAATGCAAACAATATTAATGCGGCAATTGCTATAGGGACTTATTTTGGTGTTGAAGAAAGTGATATTAAACAAGCACTGGAAAGTTATATTCCTGAAAATAATAGGTCGCAATTAATGACTAAAGGAACAAATGAAATTATTTTGGATGCTTATAATGCGAATCCTAGTAGTATGAAGGTTGCTATTGAGAATTTCGTCCTTTTGAACAAAGAAAATAAAATTGTTTTCTTGGGTGATATGTTTGAATTAGGAGATGACAGTTTATTGGAACATAAGGATGTTGTTGATTTATTGATGAATCAAAATGATATTGAATGTTATTTTATTGGTAAAGATTTTTATCAGAATCAAACAAATCAATCAAACTTCTTTTTCTTTGAAAACTTTGATACTTTTTCGGATTCCATTAAAAACAAAAAGTTTGAAAATAACATGATACTCATTAAAGGCTCCAGAGGAATGGCTTTGGAACGAACCTTAGAATTTATAAAATAG
- a CDS encoding RagB/SusD family nutrient uptake outer membrane protein produces the protein MKTIKYKYIFIAIAMVSFGSCSEEFVDVAPKGSFLSENYYSNEGQATAALVGVYDAIRKNSGGFENMIAMMNAGSDDFYAGGGGSTDGEGIQNFSTHSLTSTNIPGSFWNDHYQGIFRANTLLSKLPDVDMGDNLKSRFTGETKALRAIYYFNLVRMFKNVPLLLDPLTTTNMYNVEQATPEAVYAQIEKDLTEAIPALPSTVPANTESGRLTKGGAQAMLGKVYLFEGKKAEAAAVLAEVNGTPGAANQYGNKLLTKFSDLWVVSNKFNTESLIEVSHTSAGNSDWGFWGSGRDEGNSVNIMVGPRTYSKPAGSPAPDLPSGWSFNVITQDLYDAIKLDPRFAATVLDLKAMKAAGEADYIGGYQDTGYFLNKFVPRKADVRTGGGAAELNYKQNSYIIRLADSYLMEAEALGSGARAQALLDAVRSRVGLPSIPVTLAAIKNERRMELAGEGQRFFDLVRWGDAAAKLGNRGFNAGVDEIFPIPTRELQGTKLKQNPGYN, from the coding sequence ATGAAAACGATAAAATATAAATACATTTTTATTGCGATAGCAATGGTTTCTTTTGGATCCTGTTCTGAAGAGTTTGTAGATGTAGCACCAAAAGGATCATTCCTTTCCGAGAATTATTACTCAAACGAAGGACAAGCTACTGCTGCACTTGTTGGAGTTTATGATGCAATTAGAAAAAATTCAGGAGGTTTTGAAAATATGATCGCGATGATGAATGCTGGTTCCGATGATTTCTACGCCGGTGGTGGTGGATCTACAGATGGAGAAGGAATTCAAAATTTTTCAACTCACTCACTTACTTCAACAAATATACCTGGAAGTTTTTGGAATGACCATTATCAAGGAATTTTCAGAGCCAACACATTGCTTTCAAAATTGCCGGATGTTGATATGGGGGATAATTTGAAATCCCGATTTACAGGTGAGACAAAAGCTTTGCGTGCCATTTATTATTTTAACTTGGTTCGCATGTTTAAGAATGTTCCATTGCTTTTGGACCCTTTGACGACTACAAACATGTATAATGTTGAACAGGCAACTCCTGAAGCAGTTTATGCTCAAATCGAAAAAGATTTGACCGAAGCGATTCCTGCTTTGCCTTCTACCGTTCCAGCTAATACAGAATCTGGGCGTCTTACAAAAGGTGGAGCTCAGGCAATGCTTGGAAAAGTATATTTGTTTGAAGGTAAAAAAGCCGAAGCTGCAGCTGTTTTGGCTGAAGTGAATGGTACTCCGGGTGCTGCAAATCAATACGGAAACAAATTGTTGACAAAATTCAGTGATTTATGGGTTGTTTCCAATAAGTTTAATACAGAGTCACTTATCGAGGTATCTCATACAAGTGCTGGAAATTCTGATTGGGGATTCTGGGGTTCCGGTAGAGATGAAGGGAATTCTGTGAATATAATGGTAGGACCTAGAACTTATTCTAAGCCAGCAGGATCGCCAGCTCCTGATCTACCGTCAGGATGGAGTTTTAATGTTATTACACAAGATTTGTACGATGCAATAAAGTTAGACCCAAGATTTGCAGCTACTGTATTGGATCTTAAAGCTATGAAAGCTGCTGGTGAAGCAGATTATATCGGTGGTTATCAAGATACAGGGTATTTCTTAAACAAATTTGTTCCCCGTAAAGCAGATGTTCGTACAGGTGGGGGAGCTGCTGAATTGAACTACAAACAAAATTCTTATATTATTAGACTTGCGGATTCTTATTTAATGGAAGCTGAAGCATTAGGTTCAGGGGCAAGAGCGCAAGCATTGCTTGATGCCGTTAGATCAAGAGTTGGTTTGCCTTCAATTCCAGTTACACTTGCAGCCATTAAAAATGAAAGAAGAATGGAACTTGCTGGTGAAGGACAAAGATTTTTTGACTTAGTAAGATGGGGTGATGCAGCTGCTAAATTAGGAAATAGAGGTTTCAATGCTGGTGTAGATGAAATTTTCCCTATTCCAACAAGAGAACTTCAAGGAACCAAATTGAAACAAAACCCTGGCTATAATTAA
- a CDS encoding TonB-dependent receptor, producing the protein MKLLKTFIFCISLILFSVYGHAQEASINGKVIDEKGLPIPGATIVLSGTTTSVATDFDGRFQIKAPKDGILTISFIGYKTVQESISGRTQLQVKMYSSTQDLNEVVVVGYGTQKKSVVTGAISSVRAKDIEKVPNGRIEQVLQGRVSGVTIAASSGQPGSASTIRIRGITTFGDGGNNPLWVVDGVVVDAGGIGFLNQSDIESMEVLKDAASAAIYGTRAATGVILVTTKKGKSGKITVNYNGFAGVSSPEKTLDLLNATQYATLLNEKSTAAGGPVLFSNLSALGKGTDWQKEIFNTGAFRYSHELSISGGNDASNFYTSFGLQNQEGIVLSEISNYDKKNFRLNSTHHISKVFTFGQTLGFTRQKSVGIGNTNSEFGGPLSSAINLDPITPVIETDPVLANSSPYSTNPVIRDANGNPYGISSLVGQEMTNPLAYAKTRLGGFNWSDDLVGNAYLEATISKHFKFRTTFGGKIAYWGNQGFTPVSYLSATVNTLKNSYGQSENSSFAWNNENIATYTNSIGDHNFTVLLGQGSYVDNIGGGSGATMYGLPITSYQDASFNFDIPQSDRSSSTYDMTEHKLTSLFARVNYDFKEKYLFTGIIRRDGSSRFGGNNKFGVFPSFNLGWVVSKEDFWNENDVINSLKIRGGYGVVGNDAIPDFRYLSLVQGGYNYSFGNTGAITTGYANLTLDNPDLRWEETSQADIGFESRFFHDLTLTVDVYNKTTNGILRPINIPGYVGVTDNPTGNVADMENRGLEVELGYRKQFGDFNFSVNANFAYLENEVTYVASDTNYIVGDASFQSMGAVTRTQVGHSYNSFYGFKTAGIFQNDAEIAAYTNTSGGLIQPNARPGDFRWVDTDGNGSINDDDKQFLGSNIPKYTFGLTLNLDYKNFDFMAFAQGAAGNQIFQGLRRLDVGNANYQTEAMSRWTGEGTSNDYPRLTNNDTNGNFGKMSNFYLEDGDYVRLKLIQFGYTLPTNVVSQIGASKVRFYLTGENLFTFTKYTGYDPEIGGGVFGIDKGVYPQARTFMLGVNLQF; encoded by the coding sequence ATGAAATTATTAAAAACATTTATTTTTTGTATTTCGTTAATCTTATTCTCAGTTTATGGGCATGCTCAGGAAGCGTCCATTAATGGAAAAGTGATTGATGAAAAGGGCTTGCCGATTCCAGGGGCAACCATTGTTTTAAGTGGAACAACAACATCAGTAGCGACAGACTTTGATGGTAGGTTTCAAATTAAAGCCCCTAAAGATGGAATTTTGACTATTAGTTTTATAGGCTATAAAACGGTTCAGGAATCTATTAGTGGGCGAACACAATTACAGGTTAAAATGTATTCTTCTACACAAGACTTGAATGAAGTTGTTGTTGTGGGGTATGGTACCCAAAAGAAAAGTGTGGTAACCGGTGCGATTTCTAGTGTGAGAGCAAAAGATATCGAAAAAGTTCCTAACGGTCGTATTGAGCAAGTGCTACAAGGTAGAGTTTCTGGAGTTACGATTGCTGCCAGTTCTGGACAGCCAGGTTCAGCATCAACAATCCGTATTAGAGGTATAACTACTTTTGGTGACGGTGGAAATAATCCGCTTTGGGTTGTAGATGGTGTTGTGGTAGATGCTGGAGGTATTGGTTTTCTTAATCAATCCGATATAGAATCTATGGAGGTTCTTAAAGATGCTGCTTCTGCAGCAATTTATGGAACTCGTGCCGCAACAGGTGTAATTTTAGTGACAACTAAAAAAGGAAAATCGGGAAAAATTACGGTAAACTATAATGGATTTGCTGGAGTTTCTTCTCCTGAAAAGACTTTGGATTTATTGAATGCAACGCAGTATGCTACTTTATTAAATGAGAAATCAACAGCTGCAGGCGGACCTGTACTGTTTTCTAATCTTTCTGCTTTAGGTAAAGGAACCGATTGGCAAAAAGAGATTTTTAATACGGGTGCATTCCGTTATTCTCATGAATTGAGTATTAGTGGAGGAAATGATGCTTCTAATTTTTATACTTCTTTTGGGCTTCAAAATCAAGAAGGGATTGTTTTGTCAGAGATTTCGAACTATGATAAAAAGAATTTCCGTTTGAACTCTACTCACCACATATCTAAAGTTTTCACTTTTGGACAGACATTAGGTTTCACAAGACAAAAATCAGTTGGTATTGGTAATACTAATAGTGAATTTGGAGGGCCGTTGAGTTCTGCAATTAATTTGGACCCAATTACTCCAGTTATTGAAACAGATCCTGTTTTAGCTAATTCATCACCTTACAGTACAAATCCGGTTATTCGTGATGCTAATGGAAATCCTTACGGAATTTCAAGTTTAGTTGGTCAAGAGATGACGAACCCTCTAGCTTATGCTAAAACTAGACTTGGTGGATTTAACTGGTCTGATGACTTGGTTGGTAATGCTTATTTGGAGGCAACTATTTCAAAGCACTTTAAATTCAGAACTACATTTGGAGGAAAAATTGCGTATTGGGGTAATCAAGGATTTACGCCTGTTAGTTATTTGAGTGCTACTGTGAACACACTTAAAAATAGTTATGGTCAAAGTGAAAACAGCAGTTTCGCATGGAATAATGAAAATATTGCGACTTATACAAATTCTATAGGTGATCATAACTTTACGGTATTGTTAGGACAAGGTTCTTATGTAGATAATATTGGTGGAGGTTCAGGGGCAACAATGTATGGTTTGCCTATTACAAGTTACCAAGATGCTTCTTTTAATTTTGACATACCACAGTCTGACAGAAGCAGCAGTACTTATGATATGACTGAGCACAAATTAACATCTTTATTTGCCCGTGTGAATTATGATTTTAAAGAAAAATACCTATTTACCGGTATTATACGTCGTGATGGATCTTCTCGTTTTGGAGGAAATAATAAATTTGGTGTGTTCCCATCGTTCAATTTAGGATGGGTAGTTTCTAAAGAAGACTTTTGGAATGAAAATGATGTGATCAATAGTTTGAAGATCAGAGGTGGATATGGTGTGGTTGGAAATGATGCTATACCAGACTTTAGATATCTTTCTTTGGTACAAGGTGGTTACAATTATTCTTTTGGAAATACTGGAGCAATAACTACAGGGTATGCAAACCTTACCTTAGACAATCCTGATTTAAGATGGGAAGAAACATCTCAAGCTGATATTGGATTTGAATCAAGATTTTTCCATGATTTAACCCTTACGGTTGATGTGTACAATAAAACAACCAACGGAATTCTACGTCCGATAAATATTCCAGGTTATGTTGGGGTTACAGATAATCCAACTGGAAATGTTGCCGATATGGAAAATAGAGGTCTTGAGGTTGAATTAGGATATAGAAAGCAATTTGGAGACTTTAACTTTTCGGTTAATGCAAACTTTGCGTATTTAGAAAATGAAGTAACTTATGTTGCTTCTGATACAAATTATATTGTTGGAGATGCTTCTTTCCAATCAATGGGAGCTGTGACTAGAACTCAAGTTGGCCATTCCTATAACTCATTTTATGGTTTTAAAACGGCAGGAATTTTTCAAAATGATGCTGAAATTGCAGCCTATACAAATACTTCAGGTGGTTTAATTCAGCCAAATGCTCGTCCTGGTGACTTCCGTTGGGTTGATACAGATGGTAATGGTTCTATTAATGATGATGACAAACAGTTCTTGGGCAGTAATATTCCAAAATATACATTTGGATTGACCTTGAATTTAGACTACAAAAATTTTGATTTTATGGCTTTTGCACAAGGAGCTGCAGGAAATCAAATTTTCCAGGGATTACGCAGATTAGATGTTGGAAATGCAAATTATCAAACTGAGGCTATGAGTCGTTGGACAGGAGAAGGAACATCAAACGATTATCCTAGACTTACTAACAATGATACTAATGGTAACTTTGGTAAGATGTCAAATTTCTACTTGGAAGATGGAGATTATGTACGTTTAAAATTAATTCAATTTGGTTATACATTACCAACGAATGTAGTTTCACAGATAGGAGCAAGCAAAGTACGTTTTTACTTAACGGGAGAGAACTTGTTCACATTTACTAAATATACTGGGTATGATCCTGAAATTGGTGGCGGTGTATTTGGAATAGATAAAGGAGTTTATCCACAGGCAAGAACATTCATGCTTGGAGTTAATCTACAATTTTAA
- a CDS encoding triple tyrosine motif-containing protein encodes MKHNKHQLMKLKSFLLLFVLINLPYISLGQVKKIGLPHIKNFSRTEYKGGTQNWNIEQDMNGNLYFANNNGLLQFDGSAWTKYPMPNVTFVRCLKIDASGRIFVGGYDEFGYFKPNTKGRLEYFSVSKLIKKDNPKIIDNIWKIHFFKGAVFFQSFKTTYIFKNNKVKILEAPNKFQFSFQVNDQLYFQDLSMGLMKYSNGQLIPLKGTTFLNNTEIWGMFAMPNNKILIATLDKGLYLYDNERMIPWETEANQFVKKNSCLGGSIIQNDYIVLNSILNGIIICDSNGRIVQQINHKKGIQNNTVLTSFVDSKSNLWLGLDNGITFINENSPFTYFGSSFDLSTVYASVVHKGNLYVATNQGLFYHSWDHTFKEDTFKLVEGTTGQAWNIQVVDGELLCAHNRGALLIDGGKSIKTLDNVGYWIFKQIPNHPNYLIGSNYNGFSIFEKKVNGWQFRNKVGGLIKSIGEFELDDKSIWIKKDNLIQQMTLTKDLKQFKTIKTYQNLTNTAKGIGSIQQLKNKIYFQTNNKFFKYSYEQGLFFEDEMITRLFKNIPKVSTLKEDSQGNIWYVYNESLGVLMKNKDGSYKNSAAPFSNLTGNLVYNYLSINAINSENILIGLTEGLAHYDSKLLNNFANKPKAFIRTFTFPGNTFILGNGQKIIENYEIPYSSNQVKFTFSSPIYENLENVEFSYQLVGFDENWSPWSNSWTKEYTNLKEGNYIMKVKVRNSYGIQSDETSIAFRVYPPWYRHSLAYLFYLLLAAGCVYYIRLRIRIKIRKNKHFETLEQRRLYLEKETKIKQEQYELEKEIEKLENEKLQIKILSKDKELVNNTLQVVKKNKILNGIIHKLKDINTSSFDEATKAQFTKLNRSITKEVNTDKSWKDLEKHLKNVHFDFLKKLKEKHPSISPREMDLATYLLMNMSTKEIAEFMNISTGGVELARYRLRKKLDLNQKENLIGYLMSIK; translated from the coding sequence ATGAAGCACAATAAACACCAACTCATGAAATTAAAGAGCTTTCTTTTACTGTTTGTTTTGATTAATCTGCCCTACATTTCTTTGGGACAAGTAAAAAAAATTGGATTGCCCCATATCAAGAATTTCAGCAGAACAGAATACAAAGGCGGAACCCAAAATTGGAATATCGAACAAGACATGAATGGTAATCTATATTTTGCAAATAATAATGGTCTCCTGCAATTTGACGGTTCCGCATGGACAAAGTACCCTATGCCAAATGTTACATTTGTTAGGTGTCTTAAAATTGATGCTTCAGGCAGAATTTTCGTGGGAGGTTATGATGAATTTGGCTATTTCAAACCTAATACAAAAGGGAGGCTAGAATACTTTTCTGTTTCCAAACTCATAAAGAAGGATAATCCCAAAATAATTGATAACATTTGGAAAATTCATTTTTTTAAAGGCGCTGTTTTTTTTCAGTCTTTCAAAACCACATATATCTTTAAGAATAATAAAGTAAAAATATTAGAAGCGCCGAACAAATTCCAATTTTCATTTCAAGTTAACGATCAGCTTTATTTTCAAGATCTTTCAATGGGCCTAATGAAGTATAGTAATGGCCAACTTATTCCTTTAAAAGGCACAACCTTTTTGAATAACACAGAAATCTGGGGAATGTTTGCGATGCCAAATAATAAAATATTAATTGCAACTTTGGACAAAGGGCTTTATTTGTATGATAATGAAAGAATGATTCCATGGGAAACCGAAGCCAACCAATTTGTTAAAAAAAATAGTTGTTTGGGAGGATCGATCATTCAAAATGACTACATAGTTCTTAATTCTATTTTGAATGGTATTATTATCTGTGACAGCAATGGAAGAATAGTTCAACAAATCAACCATAAAAAAGGAATACAAAACAACACTGTACTTACATCCTTTGTTGACAGTAAAAGCAATCTTTGGTTAGGTCTTGACAATGGAATCACTTTTATTAATGAAAATTCCCCCTTTACCTATTTTGGTTCCAGTTTTGATTTAAGTACGGTTTATGCATCTGTTGTTCATAAAGGGAATTTATATGTAGCCACGAATCAAGGTTTATTTTACCATTCCTGGGATCATACCTTTAAAGAAGATACTTTTAAACTTGTGGAAGGAACAACTGGCCAGGCATGGAACATTCAAGTTGTAGATGGAGAGCTATTGTGTGCACATAACAGGGGTGCTTTATTAATTGATGGAGGAAAATCAATTAAAACTTTAGACAATGTAGGATATTGGATATTCAAGCAAATACCGAATCATCCGAATTATTTAATTGGTTCCAACTACAATGGTTTTTCAATATTTGAAAAAAAAGTAAATGGTTGGCAGTTTAGAAATAAAGTTGGAGGACTTATTAAATCTATTGGGGAATTTGAACTGGACGATAAATCCATTTGGATAAAAAAAGACAATTTAATTCAACAAATGACATTAACCAAAGATCTAAAACAATTTAAGACCATTAAAACATATCAAAATCTAACAAATACAGCCAAAGGGATTGGAAGTATTCAACAGTTAAAAAACAAAATTTATTTTCAGACTAACAATAAATTTTTCAAATATTCCTATGAACAGGGACTATTTTTTGAAGATGAAATGATAACCCGCTTGTTTAAAAACATCCCAAAAGTCAGTACTTTAAAAGAGGACAGTCAAGGAAATATTTGGTATGTCTACAATGAATCCTTAGGAGTGTTAATGAAAAACAAAGACGGTAGTTATAAAAATAGTGCTGCCCCATTCTCTAACTTAACGGGGAATCTAGTCTATAACTATTTATCTATAAACGCTATTAATTCCGAAAACATTTTAATTGGTCTAACTGAAGGCCTTGCTCATTACGATTCCAAACTATTGAATAATTTTGCAAATAAACCAAAAGCTTTCATAAGAACGTTTACGTTCCCAGGGAATACTTTTATACTTGGAAATGGACAAAAAATAATCGAAAACTATGAAATACCGTATTCGTCAAATCAAGTAAAATTTACATTTTCCTCTCCTATCTATGAAAACCTTGAAAATGTCGAATTTTCCTATCAATTAGTGGGCTTTGATGAAAATTGGAGCCCTTGGTCAAATAGTTGGACAAAAGAATACACGAATCTAAAAGAAGGCAATTACATAATGAAAGTAAAAGTCAGAAACAGTTACGGAATCCAATCTGATGAAACCTCAATTGCTTTCAGAGTATATCCTCCTTGGTACAGACATTCATTGGCCTATTTATTTTACCTGTTATTAGCTGCCGGTTGTGTTTACTACATCCGCCTAAGAATCAGAATAAAAATCAGAAAAAACAAACATTTTGAAACACTGGAGCAACGAAGATTGTATTTAGAAAAAGAAACAAAAATCAAGCAAGAGCAATATGAGCTTGAAAAAGAGATTGAAAAATTAGAAAATGAAAAATTGCAGATAAAAATCCTTTCCAAGGACAAGGAACTTGTAAACAACACGCTGCAGGTTGTTAAGAAAAACAAAATATTAAACGGAATAATTCATAAATTAAAAGACATCAACACGAGCTCCTTTGATGAAGCAACTAAAGCTCAATTCACAAAATTAAACAGAAGTATCACCAAAGAAGTGAATACAGACAAAAGCTGGAAGGACCTTGAAAAACACCTCAAAAATGTACATTTTGATTTCCTGAAAAAACTAAAAGAAAAGCATCCTTCAATTTCACCAAGAGAAATGGATTTAGCCACTTATTTATTAATGAATATGTCCACCAAAGAAATTGCTGAGTTCATGAATATATCAACTGGTGGTGTAGAATTGGCGAGATATCGCCTGAGAAAAAAATTAGATCTAAATCAAAAAGAAAATTTAATTGGTTACTTGATGAGTATCAAATAA
- the gldJ gene encoding gliding motility lipoprotein GldJ, producing MKVNKTIPLKIMLSLALILGLASCSKKSKSESASRGTGWNVSSSKGGFTKGAGHKTQETGPGLVFVEGGTFTRGLVQDDVMHDWNNVPNQQHVMSFYMDETEVTNLMYLEYLEWLKKVYPPTEENYKNIYEGASPDTLVWRNRLGYNETMTNNYLRHPAYANYPVVGVNWVQAVEFSKWRTDRVNEAVLEKNGYLKKNAKTLDVSAESNFNSETYLAAPTMTYGGNEEILLKGKGASKKAPRPDKNGNVVEEKNVYAQRSSGILLPEYRLPTESEWEYAAAADVGQREYNIYKGQKKYPWSGSYTRSGKRSNKGFQLANFKQGNGDYGGIAGWSDDGADITNAVKSYPANDFGLYDMAGNVAEWVADVYRPIVDVETNDFNYFRGNVYTKNKIGKDGKIEIITNKNVVFDTLSNGKLVPKYLAGEIAQVPVDENETYLRQNFSTSDNINYRDGDKQSSKYYKFGGADADKGKTSDKEIMYNAPKHNVKIDSLGNMERKYDKSSKRTTLINDAVRVYKGGSWRDRAYWLDPAQRRFFPQDMATDYIGFRCAMSRVGSKSNTKKSPRN from the coding sequence ATGAAAGTAAATAAAACTATCCCCTTAAAGATAATGCTGTCCCTGGCATTAATATTAGGACTAGCTAGTTGTAGCAAAAAATCTAAATCCGAGAGTGCCTCAAGAGGTACAGGTTGGAATGTAAGCAGTTCTAAAGGCGGTTTTACAAAAGGAGCTGGACATAAAACACAGGAAACGGGACCAGGATTGGTATTTGTAGAAGGAGGAACTTTTACAAGAGGATTAGTTCAAGACGATGTAATGCATGATTGGAATAATGTTCCAAATCAACAACACGTTATGTCTTTCTATATGGACGAAACGGAAGTTACCAACTTAATGTACCTTGAATACCTTGAATGGTTGAAAAAGGTTTACCCTCCAACAGAAGAAAATTATAAAAACATTTACGAAGGAGCTTCGCCTGATACTCTTGTTTGGAGAAACAGATTGGGTTACAATGAAACAATGACCAATAACTATTTAAGACATCCTGCTTATGCCAACTATCCTGTTGTAGGGGTAAATTGGGTTCAGGCTGTTGAATTTAGTAAATGGAGAACGGATCGTGTAAACGAAGCTGTTTTGGAGAAAAATGGATATTTGAAGAAAAACGCTAAAACATTAGATGTTTCTGCTGAAAGTAATTTTAATTCTGAAACGTATTTGGCTGCACCTACAATGACTTACGGAGGAAATGAAGAAATTCTTTTGAAAGGAAAAGGAGCGTCTAAAAAAGCTCCAAGACCAGACAAAAATGGTAATGTAGTTGAAGAGAAAAATGTATATGCTCAAAGATCATCAGGGATTTTATTACCTGAATATAGACTACCAACTGAATCGGAGTGGGAATATGCTGCAGCAGCTGACGTAGGTCAAAGAGAATACAATATCTATAAAGGACAAAAGAAATATCCTTGGTCTGGAAGCTACACTCGTTCTGGAAAAAGATCTAATAAAGGATTCCAATTGGCTAACTTCAAACAAGGTAATGGAGATTATGGCGGAATCGCAGGTTGGTCTGATGACGGAGCTGATATTACAAATGCAGTGAAAAGTTATCCTGCAAATGATTTTGGACTATATGATATGGCAGGTAACGTGGCTGAATGGGTTGCGGATGTTTACAGACCTATTGTTGATGTTGAGACAAATGATTTTAACTATTTCAGAGGTAACGTTTATACCAAAAATAAAATTGGTAAAGACGGTAAAATTGAAATCATCACTAATAAAAATGTTGTTTTTGACACATTAAGTAACGGTAAATTAGTACCTAAATACTTAGCTGGTGAAATTGCTCAAGTTCCGGTAGACGAAAATGAAACTTATTTGAGACAAAATTTTAGTACAAGCGATAATATTAATTACAGAGATGGTGATAAACAATCTAGTAAATATTATAAGTTTGGTGGTGCTGACGCTGATAAAGGGAAAACTTCAGATAAAGAAATCATGTACAATGCTCCTAAACACAATGTTAAAATTGACAGTTTAGGAAACATGGAAAGAAAATATGACAAGTCTAGTAAAAGAACTACTTTGATAAATGATGCAGTTCGTGTGTACAAAGGAGGATCTTGGAGAGACAGAGCTTATTGGTTGGATCCTGCACAAAGAAGATTCTTCCCTCAAGATATGGCAACAGATTACATCGGTTTCAGATGTGCTATGTCTAGAGTAGGTTCTAAATCAAACACAAAAAAATCACCTAGAAATTAA